The following are from one region of the Bacteroidota bacterium genome:
- a CDS encoding GxxExxY protein: protein MHENEISKEILNAAFKIHTALCPGLLESTYKECLFYELNKVDLFIEKEKLLPLIYGAL from the coding sequence ATGCATGAAAATGAAATATCCAAAGAAATTTTAAATGCTGCATTCAAAATTCATACAGCTCTCTGTCCTGGATTATTGGAAAGTACGTACAAAGAATGCTTGTTTTACGAGTTGAATAAAGTTGATTTGTTTATTGAAAAAGAGAAGCTACTTCCTTTAATTTATGGAGCCCTCTAA
- a CDS encoding GxxExxY protein: MLVENKVIVELKSVEILTDVHLAQVLTYLKLPDCKLGLLMNFNVKSLKFGIKKIVNRIELCA, from the coding sequence ATGCTTGTTGAAAATAAAGTAATTGTTGAATTAAAATCAGTTGAAATCCTTACTGATGTTCATCTTGCACAAGTATTAACCTATCTTAAATTACCGGACTGTAAGCTTGGTTTGCTAATGAATTTTAATGTAAAAAGTTTGAAGTTTGGAATAAAGAAAATTGTTAATCGCATTGAACTTTGTGCTTGA